The window CGCGGGGCGTCGTCAGCCGGACCCGGCGACGGTCAGCCGGCACTGGCCGTCCGCCGTGCAGGAGCGCTCCAGGCGGCCCCGCGAGACGGTCTGGATCAGCCCGATCGTCCAGCACATCGGGCATCCGCGCAGGGCGAGCACGCCGATCGGAAGGAGCAGCAGCGCGGCCGGCCCCACCACCGGGAGCAGCGCGAAGGCGCCGATCAGGCCGCCGAACCCCACCGCGCCGCGCACCAGGTGGCGGGGCAGGGACGCACTCGCGAAGTCGGGTCGATCACTCACCGATGCCTCCGAGGACGGTCTCGGGCGCGGCCCGCAGCTCGCAGCGGACGGCCGATCGCGCCCGGTGCAGTCGTGACTTCATCGCCGCGCCGCTCAGCCCCAGCGCGTCGGCGACCGTCCGCCCGTCGAGGCCCTGGATGTCCCGCATGACCAGCACCCGCCGCTGGTCTGCCGGGAGCGCGGCGATCGCCGCCGCGACCCGCCCGGCCTCCAGGCGTCGCAGCACCTCCTCCTCGGCCGACAGCACGGTCTCGTCCCCCGACGGCACGGGGTCCCGCCGCAGTACCCGCGCCCGGCGCAGGCACTCGTTGCGCACGATGCGGAACATCCACGACGCCAGCGCACCGGAGGCCCGCAGCATCCCGATCTTGCGGTACAGGATGATCAGCGCCTCCTGCGCCGCGTCCTCGGCATCCTCCGGCGAGGCGCACAACGTCCGGGCGAACCGCCGCACATGCGGGTGCGCCCCCGACACCAGCGCGGCGATCGAGTCGACGTCCCCCCGCTGCGCCGCGTGGACCAGGCGCTCCCCCGGCCAGCCCCCCGCGTCAGCCACGGCCCCGCCCCCGCTTCCTCATCACGACCACGGTGCAGGTGCACAGCAGCAGCAGGGCGACAGCCACGGCGATGCCAACGATCACGAGAACCTCCCAGTCCGGTCCGACCCTTTCGTCGGAGACATTCATAAGAGGCACACCCCTGCGCAAAGGATTCAGCCCCGTTCCCGGAGTCGGTCACGGGCGGACCGCCCCGATCAAATCACTGGCACCAAGCGCCCCTTTGCGTCAGGATGACGATATGAGCAGCATGGAGAAGGGGAACCCCCTCGACACCCGCAACCGGGCCGAGCTGGTGGCGGCCGTCGCCTCCGGCGCCGAGCCGAAGTGGCTGATGTTCTGGGGGCATCAGCCGCAGCAGGACGGTTCGGTCGGGCAGGGGGCGCTGAGCCAGTGGTGGCCGTCCCCCTTCACCGTGGACGGCGTGACGTACGCGAGCGCCGAGCACTGGATGATGGCCGGGAAGGCCCGGCTGTTCGGCGACGAGGCGATCGTGCCGCGGATCCTCGCCGCCCGGAGCCCGGCCGAGGCGAAGAAGCTGGGGCGCCAGGTGCGGGGGTTCGACGAACCCACCTGGGCCGCCGGGCGGTTCGAGCTGGTGGTGACGGGCAATGTCGCCAAGTTCGGGCAGGACGACGCCCTCCGCGACTACCTCCTCGGCACCCGGCAGCGCGTCCTGGTCGAGGCCAGCCCGGTGGACCGGCTCTGGGGCATCGGTCTCGCCGCCGACGACGAACGGGCCGCACGACCGGCCGACTGGCGCGGGGA of the Kitasatospora sp. NBC_01246 genome contains:
- a CDS encoding RNA polymerase sigma factor, which translates into the protein MADAGGWPGERLVHAAQRGDVDSIAALVSGAHPHVRRFARTLCASPEDAEDAAQEALIILYRKIGMLRASGALASWMFRIVRNECLRRARVLRRDPVPSGDETVLSAEEEVLRRLEAGRVAAAIAALPADQRRVLVMRDIQGLDGRTVADALGLSGAAMKSRLHRARSAVRCELRAAPETVLGGIGE
- a CDS encoding NADAR family protein codes for the protein MSSMEKGNPLDTRNRAELVAAVASGAEPKWLMFWGHQPQQDGSVGQGALSQWWPSPFTVDGVTYASAEHWMMAGKARLFGDEAIVPRILAARSPAEAKKLGRQVRGFDEPTWAAGRFELVVTGNVAKFGQDDALRDYLLGTRQRVLVEASPVDRLWGIGLAADDERAARPADWRGENLLGFALMEARTRLAR